A genomic segment from Candidatus Brocadia sinica JPN1 encodes:
- the tnpA gene encoding IS200/IS605 family transposase, translating to MAGTFSQVYIQVVFTVKGWENLIRKEWKEELHKYIAGVIKGKEQKPIIVNGMPDHIHAFVGLRPTMAISDLVRDIKNNSSNFINEKRLVKGKFSWQEGYGAFSYSHSHIQNVYDYILNQEEHHCKKTFREEYIDFLKKFEIDYNEKYLFEWME from the coding sequence ATGGCAGGCACATTTTCACAAGTTTACATCCAAGTTGTCTTCACGGTAAAAGGATGGGAAAATCTCATTCGTAAGGAATGGAAAGAGGAATTGCATAAATACATTGCCGGCGTCATCAAAGGCAAAGAACAAAAGCCAATCATTGTCAATGGCATGCCTGACCATATTCATGCTTTTGTCGGGTTGCGACCGACTATGGCTATTTCCGATTTGGTTCGTGATATCAAAAACAATTCATCCAATTTTATCAATGAGAAAAGATTAGTGAAAGGGAAATTTTCCTGGCAGGAAGGATATGGCGCATTTTCATATTCTCATTCACACATTCAGAATGTTTACGATTACATATTGAATCAAGAGGAGCATCACTGCAAAAAAACCTTCCGGGAGGAGTATATTGACTTTTTAAAGAAATTTGAAATTGACTATAATGAAAAATATTTATTTGAATGGATGGAGTAA